A portion of the Colius striatus isolate bColStr4 chromosome 1, bColStr4.1.hap1, whole genome shotgun sequence genome contains these proteins:
- the LOC104551417 gene encoding hyaluronidase PH-20 isoform X1, protein METLGQIQSFGIRVTCMYPKAFGIVFASLLVSSCSSLNIRARPLVSNSPFLSIWNAPTELCTEKTGVQLDMKFFSLIGSTLKTSIGQNITLFYPDRLGYYPYKNEVTGEAFNGGLPQLLLLEKHLRKAKEDIQFYIPSDEQFGLAVIDWENWRPVWIRNWGSKDIYRQESIELVQQRDLSLSEAEARTIAKMEFEAAAKSIMLESLNLGIKMRPKRLWGYYLYPDCYNYDYKQNPHNYTGTCLDIEIERNNELNWLWEKSTALYPSVYLETALRSSRNAQLFVRNRIQEAIRISHVSNSTHPLPVFVYTRPVFTDVYEEYLSQDDLVNTIGESAALGVSGIVIWGDMNLTQNKNTCRTLDNYLRSTLIPYLINVTMAARICSQVLCQDSGACARKKWNSSDYLHLNPENIVIQMTKDGKYTLQGQPAFQDLQTFIEKFDCHCYAGRSCEPRADINDIHYLHACISEDICIQISSNSLSNIEASEEKILSNRTVFSITSQSKATLSTHPETEDFQSTFENNMLNATSAEYNTVTAATRYDFEANDTRTFISSSCHQTRMFNLFCLILILRILI, encoded by the exons ATGGAAACTTTAGGACAAATTCAAAGTTTTGGTATCCGTGTTACCTGTATGTATCCTAAAGCATTTGGTATAGTGTTTGCCAGTCTTCTAGTTTCTTCCTGCTCATCTCTGAACATAAGAGCTCGTCCACTTGTTTCCAATTCACCTTTCCTTTCTATTTGGAATGCTCCTACAGAACTTTGTACTGAAAAGACTGGAGTGCAGTTGGACATgaagtttttttctctcattggAAGCACACTGAAGACATCAATTGGGCAAAACATCACTCTTTTCTACCCAGACAGACTTGGCTATTATCCTTACAAAAATGAGGTCACAGGAGAGGCATTCAATGGAGGACTCCCTCAACTCTTGCTACTGGagaaacatttaagaaaagCCAAAGAGGACATCCAGTTCTATATTCCTTCAGATGAACAGTTTGGATTGGCCGTCATTGACTGGGAAAACTGGAGACCTGTGTGGATACGGAACTGGGGATCAAAAGACATTTATAGACAAGAATCCATCGAACTGGTTCAGCAGAGAGACCTCAGTCTATCAGAAGCTGAAGCCAGGACTATAGCTAAAATGGAATTTGAGGCTGCAGCAAAATCAATTATGTTAGAATCTTTAAATCTGGGCATAAAAATGAGGCCAAAACGTCTGTGGGGATACTACCTTTATCCAGACTGTTATAACTATGattacaaacaaaacccacataATTATACAGGAACCTGTTTAGATAttgaaatagaaagaaataatgaGCTTAACTGGTTGTGGGAGAAAAGCACAGCACTTTATCCATCTGTCTATCTAGAGACAGCCTTAAGGTCTTCCAGAAATGCCCAGCTCTTTGTTCGCAACAGAATTCAAGAAGCCATTAGAATTTCACATGTCTCTAATTCTACTCATCCCCTTCCAGTTTTTGTATATACACGTCCAGTATTCACAGATGTCTACGAGGAATATCTCTCCCAG GATGACCTGGTTAATACCATTGGAGAATCTGCTGCACTGGGTGTTTCTGGAATTGTGATCTGGGGCGATATGAATCTAACACAAAATAAG AACACGTGTAGAACTCTGGACAACTACCTTAGAAGTACTTTGATCCCATATCTCATCAATGTCACAATGGCAGCCAGAATCTGTAGTCAAGTGTTATGTCAAGACTCTGGTGCCTGTGCACGGAAAAAATGGAACTCTAGTGACTATCTTCACTTGAACCCTGAGAATATTGTCATTCAAATGACAAAGGATGGAAAATACACTCTACAAGGGCAACCAGCATTTCAGGATCTGCAAACATTCATAGAAAAATTTGATTGCCACTGTTATGCAGGGCGGAGTTGTGAACCCAGAGCTGATATAAATGACATCCATTACCTTCATGCTTGCATTTCTGAAGATATTTGCATTCAGATATCCTCAAATTCACTTTCTAATATAGAAGCCTCTGAAGAAAAGATCCTGTCTAACAGAACTGTATTTTCAATAACCTCTCAGAGTAAGGCGACATTATCTACACATCCTGAAACAGAAGATTTCCAATCTACCTTTGAAAATAATATGCTCAACGCAACATCTGCAGAATATAACACTGTCACAGCTGCCACTAGATATGATTTCGAAGCAAATGATACTCGTACTTTCATAAGTTCTTCATGCCATCAGACAAGGATGTTTAATCTATTCTGTTTAATTCTAATTTTGAGAATCTTAATATAA